The following are from one region of the Variovorax sp. V213 genome:
- a CDS encoding PAS domain-containing protein → MQANVDFKQLVEGAGDAIMVCNAEGAITLWNRAAERIFGFTEAEALGQSLDMIIPQRQRQRHWDGYHRTMETGITKYGADLLRVPALHKDGHTLSIAFTVSMLFSENREVTGIVAFVRDETARFAEERKLRARLQEAEATIKGDS, encoded by the coding sequence ATGCAAGCGAACGTTGATTTCAAGCAGCTCGTCGAAGGCGCCGGCGACGCGATCATGGTGTGCAATGCGGAAGGAGCGATCACGCTCTGGAACCGCGCGGCCGAGCGCATCTTCGGCTTCACCGAAGCGGAGGCCCTGGGCCAGTCGCTCGACATGATCATTCCCCAGCGGCAGCGCCAGCGGCACTGGGACGGCTATCACAGGACGATGGAAACCGGCATCACCAAGTACGGTGCCGATCTGCTGCGCGTGCCGGCGCTGCACAAGGACGGGCACACGCTGTCGATCGCCTTCACGGTGTCGATGCTGTTCTCGGAAAATCGTGAAGTCACGGGCATCGTTGCCTTCGTGCGAGACGAAACAGCCCGCTTTGCGGAGGAGCGTAAATTGCGAGCTCGTCTGCAAGAAGCAGAGGCCACGATCAAAGGAGACAGCTGA
- the frc gene encoding formyl-CoA transferase: MSKALEGVRILDFTHVQSGPTCTQLLAWFGADVIKVERAGEGDATRGQLRDIPGVDSLYFTMLNHNKRSITLDTKKPKGKKVLDTLIKTCDVLVENFAPGALDRMGITWAHIQELNPRMIVASVKGFGPGKYEHCKVYENVAQCAGGAASTTGFDDGPPVVTGAQIGDSGTGLHLALGIVAALYQRNSTGRGQQVLAPMQDAVLNLCRVKMRDQQRLERTGTMHEYPQYPDGKFGDAVPRAGNASGGGQPGSILKCKGWETDPNAYIYFITQGAVWPAVCKVIGEEGWINDEAYATPAARLLHLKPIFARIEQWTMTKTKFEAMDILNQYDIPCGPILSMKEIAADPSLRETGTIVEVDHPTRGKYLTVGNPIKMSDSPTEVTRSPLLGEHTEEVLMQLGYTAGDVEALRAEGVI, translated from the coding sequence ATGAGCAAGGCACTTGAGGGCGTTCGCATTCTCGACTTCACCCATGTCCAATCCGGTCCCACGTGCACGCAATTGCTGGCGTGGTTCGGCGCGGACGTGATCAAGGTTGAGCGCGCCGGCGAAGGCGACGCAACGCGCGGCCAGCTGCGCGACATTCCCGGTGTGGACAGCCTCTACTTCACGATGCTGAACCACAACAAGCGCTCGATCACGCTCGACACCAAGAAGCCCAAGGGCAAGAAGGTGCTCGATACGCTGATCAAGACCTGCGACGTGCTGGTCGAGAACTTCGCGCCCGGCGCGCTCGACCGCATGGGCATTACCTGGGCCCACATCCAGGAACTCAACCCGCGCATGATCGTGGCCTCCGTCAAGGGCTTCGGCCCCGGCAAGTACGAGCATTGCAAGGTGTACGAGAACGTGGCCCAGTGCGCGGGCGGCGCGGCCTCGACCACCGGCTTCGACGACGGCCCGCCGGTTGTCACGGGCGCCCAGATCGGCGACAGCGGCACCGGCCTGCACCTGGCGCTGGGCATCGTGGCGGCGCTCTACCAGCGCAACAGCACGGGCCGCGGCCAGCAGGTGCTCGCGCCCATGCAGGACGCGGTGCTGAACCTCTGCCGCGTGAAGATGCGCGACCAGCAGCGTCTGGAGCGCACCGGCACCATGCACGAATACCCGCAGTACCCGGACGGCAAGTTCGGCGACGCGGTGCCGCGCGCCGGCAACGCCTCGGGCGGCGGCCAGCCGGGCTCGATCCTGAAGTGCAAGGGCTGGGAGACCGATCCCAACGCCTACATCTACTTCATCACGCAAGGGGCCGTGTGGCCGGCGGTGTGCAAGGTCATCGGCGAAGAAGGCTGGATCAACGACGAGGCCTACGCCACGCCCGCGGCGCGCCTGCTGCACCTGAAACCGATCTTCGCGCGCATCGAGCAATGGACCATGACCAAGACCAAGTTCGAGGCAATGGACATCCTCAACCAGTACGACATTCCCTGCGGGCCGATTCTTTCGATGAAGGAAATCGCCGCCGATCCGTCGCTGCGCGAGACCGGCACCATCGTCGAGGTGGACCACCCGACGCGGGGCAAATACCTGACGGTGGGCAACCCCATCAAGATGTCCGACAGCCCCACCGAGGTCACGCGCTCGCCGCTGCTGGGCGAGCACACCGAAGAAGTGTTGATGCAACTGGGCTACACCGCGGGCGACGTGGAAGCGCTGCGCGCCGAGGGCGTGATCTGA
- the sucC gene encoding ADP-forming succinate--CoA ligase subunit beta, translated as MNIHEYQGKDVLRKYGVPTPRGYACFSPDEAADAATRLGGRAWVVKAQIHAGGRGKGGGVRLAWSAAEVRRHADELLGMQLRTHQTGPEGRLVKRLLVEESVEIEKEFYLAMTVDRDSRRVALMASSEGGMDIEDVAARTPEKIRKLFIDPATGVKAAEADGIARDIGFSGKSLLQVRTLLQNLYQAFHACDASLAEINPLALTRDGRVIALDAKFNFDPNALFRQPEIAAMRDLDEEDPAEVEASKFDLSYIPLDGDIGCLVNGAGLAMATMDAIKLYGGSPANFLDVGGGATAEKVTEAFKLMLRNPNLRAILVNIFGGIMKCDVIARGIVAAAREVELSVPLVVRMKGTNESLGKTILGQSGLRIISADDMADAAELVVAAARRGA; from the coding sequence ATGAATATCCACGAATACCAGGGCAAGGACGTATTGCGCAAATACGGCGTGCCCACGCCGCGTGGATATGCGTGCTTTTCGCCCGATGAAGCAGCCGATGCCGCCACGCGGCTCGGCGGCAGGGCATGGGTGGTGAAGGCGCAGATCCATGCCGGCGGCCGCGGCAAGGGCGGCGGTGTCCGGCTCGCCTGGTCGGCGGCCGAAGTGCGGCGCCATGCCGACGAGTTGCTGGGCATGCAGCTTCGAACGCACCAGACGGGGCCCGAAGGCCGCCTGGTGAAGCGTCTGCTGGTCGAGGAGAGCGTCGAGATCGAAAAAGAGTTCTACCTCGCCATGACGGTCGACCGCGATTCGCGGCGCGTGGCCTTGATGGCTTCGAGCGAAGGCGGCATGGACATCGAGGACGTCGCGGCGCGCACGCCGGAAAAGATCCGCAAGCTGTTCATCGACCCGGCCACGGGCGTGAAGGCGGCCGAGGCGGACGGCATTGCGCGCGACATCGGCTTCTCGGGCAAGTCGCTGCTGCAGGTGCGCACGCTGTTGCAGAACCTCTACCAGGCCTTCCACGCATGCGACGCGTCACTGGCCGAGATCAATCCGCTGGCGCTGACGCGCGACGGCCGCGTCATTGCGCTGGATGCGAAGTTCAACTTCGATCCCAACGCGCTGTTCCGCCAGCCCGAGATTGCAGCGATGCGTGACCTCGACGAAGAAGACCCGGCCGAGGTCGAGGCCTCGAAGTTCGATCTTTCGTACATTCCGCTCGACGGCGACATCGGCTGCCTGGTGAACGGCGCGGGCCTGGCGATGGCGACGATGGACGCGATCAAGCTCTATGGCGGATCGCCGGCCAACTTTCTCGACGTGGGCGGCGGCGCCACGGCCGAGAAGGTGACCGAAGCCTTCAAGCTGATGCTGCGCAACCCGAATCTGCGTGCCATCCTGGTCAACATCTTCGGCGGCATCATGAAGTGCGACGTGATCGCGCGCGGCATCGTCGCCGCGGCGCGCGAAGTCGAGCTGTCGGTGCCGCTGGTGGTGCGCATGAAGGGCACCAACGAGAGCCTGGGCAAGACCATCCTCGGACAGTCGGGCCTTCGGATCATCAGTGCGGACGACATGGCGGACGCTGCCGAGCTGGTCGTGGCCGCTGCGCGGCGGGGGGCCTGA